The Halomonas sp. 'Soap Lake #6' genomic sequence TGTTATTTCCGAACACCCCATTTGCTTGATGGATGAGCCGCTTTCCAACCTGGATGCGCGGCTGCGCAGCGATATGCGCCGGGAAATCAAAGCGCTGCAAAGCCGCTTGAACATGACGGTTATCTACGTTACCCACGATCAGGTCGAAGCCATGAGTATGGGTGATCGGGTTATTTTAATGCAGCACGGCAAAATCGTGCAGGATGGCACGCCTGACGAGCTGTACAACCGTCCCGCTAGCGCCTTTGCCGCCAGCTTTATTGGTAGTCCCGCCATGAACCTGCTGCCACTGGTGGAGGGTGAAAAGGGCGCCGTAATTGAAGGCGAACCCAGCACTCCCGTGGCTCCTTTGGAAGCTGCAGGTGGTCATTTAGGAGTCCGCCCCGAAGATATTGAACTACGCCCAGCCTCTACGTACGGCGTACCCGCACTAGTAGTGAGCGATGAATACCTGGGTGCCGATACGATTGCCCATGTCACCGTCGGTGGTCATACCGTAAGGGTGCGTATGAGCGGCAAGCATGCGCTGGCAGGTCAGCCTTGCAACCTTAGCTGGGCAAGCGAAAAGGCCCATATCTTCAATGCTGACGGCCTGCGGCGGGATGATTTAACGCCTGGCACCTTATCTAAAGCACCCCGAGCAGTACCTCGTCCACCGGCAGTGGGCTCTTTCCAATACTGATCAATGAATAGCTGTTCAGCCATTCCTGACAACTGTGGAGCCGTTTATGCGCTTACGTATACCCTTCGCTATGACCACCTTGGCAGCTGGCCTATTAAGCGCTGCCCAGGTAAACGCGAATAGTGTTGACCTCACTATGTACTACCCCGTCTCAGTGGGCGGTGCGCTGACAGATGTCATCGATAACTTGGTAGAGGAGTTTGAGAGCGAGCACCCTGACATTAATGTGGAAGCGATCTACGCTGGTAACTACGATGACACCCGGGTGCGGGCGATGTCTGCCATTGAAGCCGGTGATGCCCCGCAGCTGTCGGTACTGTTCTCCATCGACCTTTACGAGCTGATTGAGCAAAACGCCATCGTGGCTTTCGATGATCTGGTCGAAACCGATGAAGAGCGTGAATGGTTGGATAGTTTCTACCCTGGCTTAATGGAAAACGGCCAATTGGATGGCAAAACTTATGGCATCCCCTTCCAGCGCTCCACCATCGTACTGTTCTGGAACAAAGACGCCTTTGAAGCGGCAGGCCTAGACCCGGAAACGCCACCCGAGAACTGGCAGGAGATGGCTGAAATGGCCGCCACCGTTCGTGAGGCTTCCGGTGGCGACCAGTGGGGTGTGATGGTGCCTTCCACCGGCTATCCATACTGGATGTTCCAGGCCTTCGCCTTCCAGAACGGCCACCGCTTAATGAGCGAGGATGGTACCGAAGTCTACTTCAACGACCCTGCTGCCATTGAAGCGCTTGAGTACTGGGTATCGCTAACCACTGAGCACAATGCCATGCCCGATGGCACCATTGAGTGGGGCACCCTGCGCCAGAACTTCCTCGAAGAATCCACCGCCATGATGTGGCATACCACGGGCAACCTGACCGCCGTGCGTAGCGAAGCTAATTTTGACTTCGGTGTTGCCATGCTGCCAATGAACACCCAGCGCGGTAGCCCCACCGGTGGCGGCAATTTCTATATTTTCGAAGATGCCAGTGAAGAGGAACAGCGTGCGGCGATGACCTTCATCCGCTGGATGACAGCCCCCGAGCGCGCTGCGGCCTGGTCAATTGAAACCGGCTATATGGGCGTTAGTCCCGCCGCTTACGAAACCGACGCGCTGCAAAACTATGTGGAAGAGTTCGCGCCAGCCGCGGTGGCCCGCGATCAGCTTGAACACGGCACCGCAGAGCTTTCCACCTACCAAGGTGGCCGGGTGCGTCGCGCTTTGGATAACGCTGTGCAAGCTGCGCTAACTGGTCAAATGACGTCGGAAGAAGCGCTTAATCAGGCACAGCGCGAAGCCGAAGGCGTACTGCGCCGCTACGCTCGCTAAGCAACTACCACGCCGCATGGGGCTATGTTTCACAGGACTGTTTCAAAGGGCTATGTTTCAAAGGACTATGCTTCTGCTTCATGCGGCACTTTTAAAGCGGCTATCGAGAGATACTTATGGCCGAGATGACCTCACACCGGCGTATGCAGCTGTACGGCGCGATGCTACTGCTTCCTGCCGCCGTGCTTCTGGCAACCTTCGCCTACCTGCCGACCGTCACCACGGTGATCAACAGTCTATTTTTACCTGGCTTTCGTGGTGCCCCTGCGGAGTTTGTGGGGCTCGAAAACTACCAGCTACTGTTTGATGACCCGACGTTTTGGAAGGTAGCCCGCAACAACCTTATCTATGCGGTGGGTACCATCCCTACGTCTATCGCTCTGGCCCTGGGCATGGCGCTGTTCGTTAACGGCAAGCTTCGCGGGCGTGGTTTTGTGCGCATGGCTTACTTCACGCCTACCATCCTACCGATGATCGCGGCTGCCAATATCTGGATGTTTTTCTACGCCCCGCAGATTGGTCTATTTAATAAGTTGCTAGGTGCGTTAGGTTTTTCCGGAGTGAACTGGCTTGGTGACCCAAGCATGGCGCTGGGTTCAGTGATTGTGATGTCAGTGTGGAAAGAAGCCGGCTTTTTTATGATTTTCTACTTAGCAGCGTTACAGGGCATTGCTCCCGAGCTTAAGGAGGCTTCCGACCTTGAAGGTACCAGCCGCTGGAGCTTCTTTTGGCGAGTCACCTTTCCGCTGCTGATGCCCACTACCCTATTCGTGCTTATTAATGCCCTGATCAACGCGGTTCGAGTAGTTGATCACCTGTTTATTCTGACCAAAGGCGGCCCCAATAACGCCACCAACCTGCTGCTTTATTACGTTTATGAGAACGCGTTTTCGTTCTTTGACCGCACCACGGCAGCCACTATCACGGTGGTTATTCTGCTGGTACTCGCGGTTGTCGCCACGGTGAAGTTCACGATTTTAGACCGCAGGACGCATTACCAATGAGCACAGCTACTACTAAATCAAAAACCTATGCGCCTCGTCCTGGTTACTTTTCAATCCCGTCACTTGAAACCGTGGCGGCATGGCTGCTGGCCATTATTTGGATTTTCCCACTGCTCTACGCTTTTTGGGCGGCGTTTCATCCGCCCGCCTATATGGTGCGCTTTGACTTATTAGCCCCACTGACGCTGGATAACTTTAAAAACGCCTGGGCTCAGGCACCCTTTGCCCGCTACTACCTGAACACCTTCACCCTGGTGACCGGGGTAGTATTAGCCCAGTTTGTGGTCTGCACCCTGGCGGCGTTTGCTTTTGCGCGCTTTCCCATCCCAGGCAAAAACGTACTGTTTATGCTGGTGTTGATTCAGCTATTCGTATTTCCCGAAGTGCTGATCGTCGAGAACTACCGTATCGCCAGCGAGCTGGGGCTGATCAACACCATCACCGGTATCGGCCTACCCTACGTGGCCAGCGCTTTCGGTATTTTTCTGTTGCGGCAAACGTTTAAAACCATTCCCCGTGAGCTGGAAGACGCTGCACGGATTGAAGGCTGTAACTGGTTGGAAATTCTATGGAAGGTTTACGTCCCCCTGGCCAAGCCCACCTATCTTGCTTACGGGCTTGTCTCGATCAGCCACCACTGGAATAACTTTCTGTGGCCACTGGTGGTGACCAATTCGGTAGAGAGTCGTCCGTTAACGGTAGGCTTAGGGGTTTTCTCGGCGCCAGAAACCGGGGTTAACTGGGCCACTGTGAGCGCGGCGACACTGTTAAGCATCGCTCCATTGCTCATCGCCTTTCTGCTTTTTCAGCGCCAGTTCGTGCAGTCGTTTTTAAGGGCGGGTATTCGCTAGGCAGGCACCCCACAAGTTTTTCGTGCGACAATTCTCTCTCCAGCACAAGACAAGGAGAGCATTGATGCACGGCGATCCCCACCCGTCAGCCCTGAAGGTGCTACAGGCGGTATTTGGCTACGACAGCTTTCGCGGCCCGCAGCAGGCGATTATTGAGCATGTGATTGCCGGGGGCGATGCGCTGGTGTTAATGCCCACCGGCGGCGGCAAATCGCTGTGCTATCAGATCCCTGCGCTGCTGCGTGAAGGCACCGCGATTGTGGTCTCGCCGCTGATCGCGCTGATGCAGGATCAGGTGGCGGCACTTCAGCAAAACGGGGTCAAGGCGGCCTACCTCAACTCCAGCCTTGATTATCACGAAGCGGTCGAGGTAGAGAACCAACTGCGCGCGGGCGAGTTGGATCTTTTGTATGTGGCCCCCGAACGGCTCGCCACGCCGCGGATGCAGATGCTGCTGGAACAGACCCGGATTGCCCTGTTCGCCATTGATGAAGCCCACTGCGTCTCCCAATGGGGCCACGACTTTCGCCCCGAGTATCGCCAGCTCTCCCAGCTGCATCAGCGCTTTCCCCAGGTGCCGCGCATCGCGCTTACCGCCACCGCCGATGTGCCCACCCGGGGCGATATCATGGAGCATCTGCAGCTCCAAGAGGCAGCGCTGTATAACAGCGGCTTTGACCGGCCCAATATCCGCTACCATATCGCCGAAAATCAGGGCAACGCCAAGGAACAGCTGCTGCGCTTTATCCGTGAGCACCACGATGGCGAGGCGGGCATCGTCTACTGCCTTTCCCGGCGCAAGGTGGAGGAGACCGCCGCTTGGCTGGAGCGCCAAGGGCTGACCGCGCTGCCCTACCACGCCGGACTTCCCGCCGGGCAGCGCCAGCAACATCAGACCCGCTTTCTGCGCGAAGATGGCGTGATTGTGGTGGCCACCATCGCCTTCGGTATGGGCATCGACAAGCCTGACGTGCGCTTTGTGGCGCACCTCAACCTGCCCAAGAGCATCGAAGCCTACTACCAGGAGACCGGCCGTGCTGGGCGCGACGGTCTACCCGCCGATGCCTGGATGGCCTATGGGCTCCAAGACGTGATCACCCTGCGTCAGATGCAGCAGGACTCCAGCGCCGCCGACCAGCAAAAGCGCATTGAGCAGCAGAAGCTAGATGCCATGCTGGGGCTGTGTGAAATCATCAGCTGCCGCCGCCAGGCGCTGCTCCACTACTTTGGCGATCACCTGGACGCCCCCTGCGGCAACTGCGACAACTGCCTGACCCCGCCCGAGACCTGGGAGGCCACCGTGGCGGCGCAGAAGGCGCTGTCGTGCGTCTACCGCACTGAGCAGCGCTTCGGCGTGACCTATTTGGTGGATGTACTGCTGGGCAAAAGCAACGAACGAATCACCCGTTTTGGCCACGACCGCATAAGCACCTTCGGTATTGGTAAAGAGCTCGCGGCTAACGAGTGGAAAGCGCTGTTTCGCCAGCTGATCGCCAGCGGCTATTTAAGTGTCGATATGGAGGGCCATGGCGGTATTCGGCTGACGACCAGCGCAAGGCCGGTACTTCGCGGCGAACACCCCCTCACCCTGCGCAAACCAAGCAACAAACCCAGTAAAGCCAAAGCCGCCCGGCGGGGCAGCAAAGCCTCTGCCACGCACAGCCACGGCCCGCTTTGGGAAGCGCTACGCCAGCACCGCCGGGAACTTGCCGAGGCCCAGGGCGTACCTGCCTATGTGATCTTCCACGACGCCACCCTGGCCGAAATGGTCGAGCAGATGCCCCAAAGCCTGGAGGCACTGGGCGCAATCTCCGGTATCGGCGCGCGCAAACTGGCGGATTACGGCGAAGAATTCCTGAGCGTTATCCAAGCGCATCAGGACACCGAGCAGAACAGTTAAATCAGTGCGTGCAGTGGTTTTTACCAACGCTGACAAGAACAGCTCAAATGGTCGTTATTTTCAAAAATCGCTCACTTGGTGCAATCTATACATAGTGAAGAGGAAGATAGATGGCTATTCAGCATAAAACAGCCGATAAGCGCCGCGAAATGGGGGCCGCAGCAATGCGCACTTACCCCAACATTTCACATGCATGGGGGATGAAAGAGAGTGAAGCCGCTCTGTTGTTAGGTGTACCGGACTCCACCTACCGGCGTTGGAAGCAGTCACCTGAGCAGGCGAGGCTTGATGCTAATCATTTGGAACGGATGTCGTTGATTCTCGGTATTTATAAAGCGCTGCATATACTGTTGCCCAGTAAAAATGCCGCTAACAGCTGGTTGCAGCGCGCCAACAGCAATCCTCTTTTTGCCGGCCACTCGCCAATGGAACGCCTGTTAAATGGGCAAGCCTCTGACCTCTACGTTGTTCGCCAGCATTTAGATGCCGCTACCCCCGACCCTGACAGTGCTCCCCCCGCGCTATCGCGGCCGCATCAAATACACCAGTATCCAAAATCCAGGCGGTGACGAGGCTGGCGGGCGTAACATCAAACGCGGGGTTCCACACAGGGGCATCGCTGGGTGCCCACACTACCTCGCCAAAGGCGCCAGCTGCACCACGGATCTCGGCAGGGTCGCGCTGCTCAATGGGGATATCCGCGCCAGTGGCACAAGCAGGATCTACCGTGGTGTAAGGAGCCACCACATAGAACGGCACCTTATGGTAGTGGGCAACCACTGCCAGCATGTAAGTGCCCACTTTGTTGGCGAAGTCGCCGTTGGCGCAGATACGGTCAGCGCCCACCATTATTTTATCCACCTTGCCCGCCGCCATCAGGCTGGCAGCCATGCTGTCGGCAATCAGTTGGTAAGGTATACCCAGGTCGGCCATTTCCCAGGCGGTTAAACGGCCGCCTTGTAATAACGGGCGGGTTTCATCTACGTAGACGTGCAGCTCAACACCACGCTGCTTAGCAACCGCCAGCGCGCCAATGGCGGTACCCACACCAGCGGTCGCCAGCGCGCCGGTATTGCAGTGGGTAAGCACCCGGTCACCCGGCTGTAAAAGATCGGCACCATACTCAGCCATACGCTGGCAAAGTTCGCGGTCTTCTGTAAACAATTCAGAGGCACGTACGGCCAGGGCGTTGGCGCCTTGCTCAAAGCAGGCCTCCATGGCATCCAGACAGTACATTAAATTCACCGCCGTGGGACGCGTGGCACGTAAGCGATCGCTCACCAATTGCCAATCACCATCCGGATGGCGTGCGGCGTAGTGCGCCAGCACGAAAGCGGCACTTAAACCAATTAGTGGCGCACCACGAATGGCGAGGTTCTTGACTGCGCCCTGCCACTCGTCAGGAGAGCCACAGCTCACCCACTGCTCCGCTTGCGGCAGTTGGGTTTGATCCAAATACTCAAGGTGGTCGTCGTAGACCCGTAAACTGCGTGATTGAAGGTGAAACATTCGATGGGCTCCTTGAACACTTGACTTGAGTACTTGAGTAAGGAAACAACGGCACGGCTTATCAGGCGCGAAGCTTATCATATAGAATG encodes the following:
- a CDS encoding ABC transporter ATP-binding protein, with the protein product MSNQSRIRLERVTKRWDATTAVDEINFDVPPGQFVILLGPSGCGKSTTLRMIAGLEEASGGSIHIGERDVTRLPPGDRGLSMVFQSYALFPHLSVADNIVFGLRSRKVPKAEQRERLAKVAELVDLTDYLNRKPAQLSGGQRQRVALARAVISEHPICLMDEPLSNLDARLRSDMRREIKALQSRLNMTVIYVTHDQVEAMSMGDRVILMQHGKIVQDGTPDELYNRPASAFAASFIGSPAMNLLPLVEGEKGAVIEGEPSTPVAPLEAAGGHLGVRPEDIELRPASTYGVPALVVSDEYLGADTIAHVTVGGHTVRVRMSGKHALAGQPCNLSWASEKAHIFNADGLRRDDLTPGTLSKAPRAVPRPPAVGSFQY
- a CDS encoding ABC transporter substrate-binding protein yields the protein MRLRIPFAMTTLAAGLLSAAQVNANSVDLTMYYPVSVGGALTDVIDNLVEEFESEHPDINVEAIYAGNYDDTRVRAMSAIEAGDAPQLSVLFSIDLYELIEQNAIVAFDDLVETDEEREWLDSFYPGLMENGQLDGKTYGIPFQRSTIVLFWNKDAFEAAGLDPETPPENWQEMAEMAATVREASGGDQWGVMVPSTGYPYWMFQAFAFQNGHRLMSEDGTEVYFNDPAAIEALEYWVSLTTEHNAMPDGTIEWGTLRQNFLEESTAMMWHTTGNLTAVRSEANFDFGVAMLPMNTQRGSPTGGGNFYIFEDASEEEQRAAMTFIRWMTAPERAAAWSIETGYMGVSPAAYETDALQNYVEEFAPAAVARDQLEHGTAELSTYQGGRVRRALDNAVQAALTGQMTSEEALNQAQREAEGVLRRYAR
- a CDS encoding carbohydrate ABC transporter permease, which encodes MAEMTSHRRMQLYGAMLLLPAAVLLATFAYLPTVTTVINSLFLPGFRGAPAEFVGLENYQLLFDDPTFWKVARNNLIYAVGTIPTSIALALGMALFVNGKLRGRGFVRMAYFTPTILPMIAAANIWMFFYAPQIGLFNKLLGALGFSGVNWLGDPSMALGSVIVMSVWKEAGFFMIFYLAALQGIAPELKEASDLEGTSRWSFFWRVTFPLLMPTTLFVLINALINAVRVVDHLFILTKGGPNNATNLLLYYVYENAFSFFDRTTAATITVVILLVLAVVATVKFTILDRRTHYQ
- a CDS encoding carbohydrate ABC transporter permease, which produces MSTATTKSKTYAPRPGYFSIPSLETVAAWLLAIIWIFPLLYAFWAAFHPPAYMVRFDLLAPLTLDNFKNAWAQAPFARYYLNTFTLVTGVVLAQFVVCTLAAFAFARFPIPGKNVLFMLVLIQLFVFPEVLIVENYRIASELGLINTITGIGLPYVASAFGIFLLRQTFKTIPRELEDAARIEGCNWLEILWKVYVPLAKPTYLAYGLVSISHHWNNFLWPLVVTNSVESRPLTVGLGVFSAPETGVNWATVSAATLLSIAPLLIAFLLFQRQFVQSFLRAGIR
- the recQ gene encoding DNA helicase RecQ, coding for MHGDPHPSALKVLQAVFGYDSFRGPQQAIIEHVIAGGDALVLMPTGGGKSLCYQIPALLREGTAIVVSPLIALMQDQVAALQQNGVKAAYLNSSLDYHEAVEVENQLRAGELDLLYVAPERLATPRMQMLLEQTRIALFAIDEAHCVSQWGHDFRPEYRQLSQLHQRFPQVPRIALTATADVPTRGDIMEHLQLQEAALYNSGFDRPNIRYHIAENQGNAKEQLLRFIREHHDGEAGIVYCLSRRKVEETAAWLERQGLTALPYHAGLPAGQRQQHQTRFLREDGVIVVATIAFGMGIDKPDVRFVAHLNLPKSIEAYYQETGRAGRDGLPADAWMAYGLQDVITLRQMQQDSSAADQQKRIEQQKLDAMLGLCEIISCRRQALLHYFGDHLDAPCGNCDNCLTPPETWEATVAAQKALSCVYRTEQRFGVTYLVDVLLGKSNERITRFGHDRISTFGIGKELAANEWKALFRQLIASGYLSVDMEGHGGIRLTTSARPVLRGEHPLTLRKPSNKPSKAKAARRGSKASATHSHGPLWEALRQHRRELAEAQGVPAYVIFHDATLAEMVEQMPQSLEALGAISGIGARKLADYGEEFLSVIQAHQDTEQNS
- a CDS encoding antitoxin Xre-like helix-turn-helix domain-containing protein; translated protein: MAIQHKTADKRREMGAAAMRTYPNISHAWGMKESEAALLLGVPDSTYRRWKQSPEQARLDANHLERMSLILGIYKALHILLPSKNAANSWLQRANSNPLFAGHSPMERLLNGQASDLYVVRQHLDAATPDPDSAPPALSRPHQIHQYPKSRR
- the mtnA gene encoding S-methyl-5-thioribose-1-phosphate isomerase; its protein translation is MFHLQSRSLRVYDDHLEYLDQTQLPQAEQWVSCGSPDEWQGAVKNLAIRGAPLIGLSAAFVLAHYAARHPDGDWQLVSDRLRATRPTAVNLMYCLDAMEACFEQGANALAVRASELFTEDRELCQRMAEYGADLLQPGDRVLTHCNTGALATAGVGTAIGALAVAKQRGVELHVYVDETRPLLQGGRLTAWEMADLGIPYQLIADSMAASLMAAGKVDKIMVGADRICANGDFANKVGTYMLAVVAHYHKVPFYVVAPYTTVDPACATGADIPIEQRDPAEIRGAAGAFGEVVWAPSDAPVWNPAFDVTPASLVTAWILDTGVFDAAAIARGEHCQGRG